The following is a genomic window from Methanoplanus sp. FWC-SCC4.
GACAAACCTAAGTCAGAACGGAGGGGAACATTTAACTGGTCTTGACGCAGAAAACGTCCTTGGAGAAGCAGGTATAACTGTTAATAAAAACACCATTCCACGTGAGAAACTCAGTCCTTTCGTTACCAGCGGCCTCAGGATAGGAACACCTGCCGTAACATCACGCGGAATGAAAGAGGAAGAGATGAAGCAGATCGGTTACTGGATTGCAAGAGTCTTAAAGGACGTTTGCAAAAACAAGAATTCAAAAGAAGTTATCAGCGAAGTCAAACAGGAAGTAACCGAATTTGCAGGCAAATTCCCACTTCACCCTGAAGAAGCATGATTCTTAGCGGAAAAGATATCTCGGAAAAAAGGCTTGAATCACTAAAGGAAGAGATAGAGAATTCAGGCTTAAACCCCTGCCTTGCAACTGTAATTGTAGGAAATGATCCTGCATCGCAGATGTATGTCAGGATGAAGCACAGGGCATGTGACAGAGTCGGCATAAAATCCGCCGGTGTTGAACTGCCCGAAGAGGTCACAACATCAGAGGTTGTAGAGGCTGTATCAAAACTAAATGCAGACCCCTCTGTCCATGGAATACTTGTACAGCTGCCACTTCCAAAGCAGGTTGACACAGAGGCTGTAATAGAATCAGTATCCCCTGAAAAAGATGTTGACGGATTTCACCCGTACAATATAGGCCAGCTTTTCAGCGGAAGACCACAGTTTGTCCCCTGCACACCGGGCGGTATCATGACACTCTTTAATGAGTATGGCATTGAACTTTCCGGGAAAAAAGCTGTTGTTGTAGGCAGATCTGTTGACGTTGGAAGGCCAATGGCTGCACTCTTAATTAATGCCGATGCAACCGTAACAGTCTGCCATTCAAGAACAAAAGATCTTGAAGCAGAAATGAAGGAAGCAGACATACTTGTAAGCGCGATTGGAAAGGCAAGATTTGTCAAAGAGGAAATGGTCAAAGAAGGTGCTGTTGTTATTGATGTGGGTATAAACTATGATGAAAACGGAAACCTTTGCGGTGATATTGACTTTGACACTGTTTCTAAGAAATCATCTGCAATAACACCGGTTCCGGGAGGAGTCGGCCCTATGACAATTGCAACGCTTATGGAAAATACCCTTAAGTCAGCAAAATATCATGCAGACCTGCAAAATTAAAAATATTGAAATCGGAGGCAGTAAGCCCGCCAGAATAATGGGCATAATAAACTGCAGTCCCGAATCTTTTTTTTCAAAATCATATTCCAAAACAGAAGACGCCTTTAAAAAAGCCGTTGAACTTGTCGAAGAAGGGGCGGATATAATCGATATAGGGGCTAGAAGCACAGCTCCAAACTCTCCGTTCATCAGCATAACGGAAGAAAAAGAAAGAATTACCTCCGCACTCAAAGATTTCAGAGGAAGCGGCATTCCGTTGTCTGTTGATACAATGTACCCCGAAGTTCTCGATGCATGCCTCCGCTATGACATTGACTGTATCAATGACATACATGGACTTGCAAACGAAGAATTCGCAAAAATTGCAGGCGATTCAGGTCTTCCGGCAATACTTATGGCAACAAACAAAATTCCCGGTGATCCTGAAACATTTGACGGAGTCATGGG
Proteins encoded in this region:
- the folD gene encoding bifunctional methylenetetrahydrofolate dehydrogenase/methenyltetrahydrofolate cyclohydrolase FolD, with product MILSGKDISEKRLESLKEEIENSGLNPCLATVIVGNDPASQMYVRMKHRACDRVGIKSAGVELPEEVTTSEVVEAVSKLNADPSVHGILVQLPLPKQVDTEAVIESVSPEKDVDGFHPYNIGQLFSGRPQFVPCTPGGIMTLFNEYGIELSGKKAVVVGRSVDVGRPMAALLINADATVTVCHSRTKDLEAEMKEADILVSAIGKARFVKEEMVKEGAVVIDVGINYDENGNLCGDIDFDTVSKKSSAITPVPGGVGPMTIATLMENTLKSAKYHADLQN
- the folP gene encoding dihydropteroate synthase; this encodes MQTCKIKNIEIGGSKPARIMGIINCSPESFFSKSYSKTEDAFKKAVELVEEGADIIDIGARSTAPNSPFISITEEKERITSALKDFRGSGIPLSVDTMYPEVLDACLRYDIDCINDIHGLANEEFAKIAGDSGLPAILMATNKIPGDPETFDGVMGALKNVLIRADKFGINNVILDPAIGKWTPQRPVETDWELCRKFSEFKSLKRPLLAAVSRKSFIGALIQKDAENRLSGTLAVTYRLLQEGASVVRAHDVSDTKDLITVFEKINRL